The DNA segment CCTGCTGCAGCGTTTCGAAAGCCACTCTGAGGTTGTCGAGCTGTCCGTCTTCCAACATCCGTCTGAATTTCTTGTACAATCCCCGGATTTCATCGTCCACGCCCCACATCACTTTCGGCGGGGCCGTCATGCCATAGCGCTCCATAATCGGGAAAATGGCGTATTCTTTGCGCGCGTAATGTTTTTCGAAACCCCAGAGGATTTCCAATTGCTTCAGCAACCCGGTTTTCAGATCTGGATCCGGATCTGCCAGATAGCTTGCCAGAAGGCGCGCAATCCGGTCCAGTGTCGCTTCGATGGCTACGTTTTCTTCTTTAAGCACCCGGATCGGATGCCCCGGTTTTTCGCTCTCCGGAGTGGGCGGCTGCCCGTAGGTCACTGCATCGGCAAACAAAGCGGCGTGGATCGAGCAAAGGCGCTGGATTTCCTCGACTGCGATGCCTTGTTCGATCAATCTCCGTTCCATCATCGAAATCTCGAGAGCGCTGACCGTCGCGAAATGTTCCTTGAATTCCTTCTTGATCTGTTCGTAGTCATCACCTGCATGAAGGCGAAGAATCAGATCCTTCAAAATCGCTTGGCGGTGCTCCATTTCCTCTTCCCGGGTGCTTTTCTTGACGTCTTCTTCCATTATGATCCCCTCACTTGATAATCATCTTCCCGAAGCAGAAGGCATTTGAACTGGGCGGCCAAAAACAGTGTGGATATACATAAGGAATTATTCCACTTGATAACCCTATTTTAGTGCGATAACGGACATAGGACAACTGATACGATTACTCAGCTGAAAATATTCGCATAAATATTATCAAATAAAGTCGGTAATACTTTTTTGATAATAGCCAACACAGGCGTATAATAAAGACGAACAAGGCAAGTGCCCGAATTTCCCTGGAGGGGAATGCAATCGCAAAGTTTTTTTGTCCTTCCGGCCATCCCTAACGTCAAAGAAGTGAAAAGCACTGCTTGGATTTTGAAAGGAGATAATCAATAATGGCTACTTTTGAAAAAACCATTTTCATCAATGCACCAGTCCAAAAAGTCTACGAGTACACAATCAACCCTGAGAATTGGTCACACTTCTACAACGGCCTTTCCGAACCGGAAAGCATCAGCGGAAAAGGGGAAGTAGGCACGATCGTCAAATCGAGCTATTCCATGATGGGCATCCATTTCCCGATCACCATCGAAGTGACGGAAAGCCAGCTTACTGACGAGGGCGCAATCTGGAAAGGGAACATCACCGGGAGTTTTCCGACCAAGCAAACCAGCCGCTATGTTGCAAAAGAGGGAGGAACGGAGCTGACGTTCGATATCGACAGCGTGCCGCCTGAAACGCTGTTCACGAAAATCCTCGACAAACTCGTAACGGATAAAATGGAGGAAAACTCGACCCAACACACACTTGAAAACATAAAAGCCATCTGCGAATCGGCACAATAAAAAGGAAACCAGGTTGTCATCCATAAATCCAACCCGAGAAGTGAGCATTCGTTTTTTCGAATGTTCACTCTTCGGGTTGTTTTTGTATCGTCGCGAACGAGTGCCTAGATGGCATAACGGATGAAGTAGATCATGCGGAATGGTTTTCCATCGAAGCTGCGCAAGCCAACATCAAAAAAGGCAGTTTGGCTCAGCGGTTCCTGGAAAACTATTTGGAAAAAAGCAATGGGCATGAGCTGTTTGCTGCTTTGAAGGATTCGTAAGCAATATGGTTCAGGATTTGATTTTGGACAGACAAAAAAAGTTTCGGTTTTTGACGTTCAAAACCGAAACTTTTTTGTTGCGTAGATGAATTTGGTGAAACTTAGAAGTGTATCAACAAAGCCGTTGCACTTTTCTGAGTTGATGATTATTCAGCGGCTTTTTCAGCTGCTTCTGCTTCAGTTGAAGCCTCTTCCTCGGCTACTGTTTCTGTAGCAGGAGCTGCTAAGATGACAACAGCGGATTCCGCCTCCGTAAGGACCGTAATACCGGCATCGACTTTGATATCGGCAACCGTCAGGGTATCACCGATATTCATTTCATTAACGGCGATTTGGAATTCGGTAGGGACATGGGCAGCGTCCGTTTCGATTTCCAACTCATTCAACGTTTGGGTCAAGACACCTTCTTTGATGTCTTCGCTGCCGACTAAGTGAATCGCAACAGTCATCGTCAATTTTTGACCTTTTGTGAGAGCTTGTAATTCTACGTTTTGGATTTGGTTCTTCAAGGCAGCTTGTTGGATATCCTTAACGATGACTTGCATCGTTTTTCCGCCGGATATGCTGACTTCAAAGATTGCATTTTTACCTAATTGCTTGAGCACTTCGTCAAAATCTTTTGCGTCAAGTAATACTGGAGTGGCTTCAACATCTTTACCATAGATGATTGCAGTGAGTTTTTTGTCCGATCGTGCACGCTTTGCTGCAGATGAGCCAACCTTGTCGCGTTTCTCTACTTGTAATTTCATATGTTTTCCTCCTGGAAGTATACCTGTACTGGCTTGAATTTGAGCTGGCTATAAAAAATATAACGTCAGCAAATAGATAGTACCTCTATACCTTACCGCAACTCAGGAGAATTAGCCAACGATAAGCCTTGTGATGTTTCTGAACCGACATTTGTGACGCATGGATTAGCCTCTGGAAATCGTTGCTGTATAGCGAAAGCTTGGTGGTCCGGAAAAATATTCCGAACGACCAAGCTTAAGTCATATTTTTCTGTTTATTGTGCATACAGGTAAGTCATTACGGCCGAGCCAATTCCCTCGAATACCGGCGCGGCGTCATCAGTCGCGTTTAGCCAACCATCCGTCAAGACGGCTACGATATAATTCTGACCATCCATCGACAGGACGCCCGCGTCATGGGATACGTCATCCAACAAGCCGGTTTTGTGAGCAAAGGTTACTTCATCGGTAAGGCCTGTGTTCAGTGCATAGACGAGTTGCTGATCGCCCAAGAGGCCCAAAAAGTACGCTGTGCTGGATTCTGAAAGCAATTCGCCGTCCAACAGGCGCTCCAACAAGTAGGCCACTTCGGCTGGAGTTGTTTCCAGGTCGCCGTTGTAATAGACGCCGTCGGATTCCGGATAGGGGTTGAAGCTCGTGGAAACGAATCCCTGATCATGGATGAAAGTTTCGATATTTTCCCATCCGATCAAGTATGCGAGTTCCTTTGCGGGTTCATTTGCCGAAACGGTGATGGTGCTGGTCAGGTAATCATCGATCGTTGCCCCGTCCGCCATCTGATCCTGCAAGGAGAGTACACCCGCATCGACCTTTACAAGGATAGCATATGTCAGAAACAATTTGTAAAGGCTAGCGCTTGTGAAGATGCGGGACTCATTGGTCGTGACGGCTTCTCCGGTCTGCTCGTTGATGAGGACAAAGCCAAGCTGGTCAGGATAGGCTGCATTCAGCTCAGCCAAACCCGCTGCCAAATCCTCGCCTGAAGGGGACAAAATGGTGCTGCTCTGGAGAATCGCATTCGCTTCTGACGCACTGTCTTCATCTGCTGCCTGCAGTTCATCAATCTCGTACGCGACATCCATCATCAAGGTCTGCGTTGATGCGGAACTTTCTCCTTCTTGGGATTTTGCCAAATCCCACAGTAGGAACGTGACGCAGCCTGCAAGGAACAGGGTGGACAGGAAAAGTGCATATTTTTTCTTTAGTTTTTTTCTTTTTTTCATATCATGTACCTCTTCTTGGGCTAATTTCTGTCAATGACCGGAAAGAGGGAAAGGTTAGCCTCTTTTCCGGCTTGATCGGCTAGGAAAGATATTTTGTTGATGTATATTTATTTCACGGAAGCACCGGATATTGGCATTGCGTTGCCGCCCATGCCGCCCATTTGTCCGCCGCTTGCTTCGGTTGTTGCGCTGACCTCAACTGTGGATGAACCGCCGCTGAAGGACGTATCTTCGTAGCTGCCGGTAGTGGAGTCGCCGGATACTGTGCCACCGGTTGTGATAGTGTATGCAGAGCCGTTTACCAAGTCAGGACTGGAGAATACCAAGGACTGGGCCGTTTTCGAAGCTTCGAAAGTCATGATCACTTCTCCGTCCGGACCGGTGATCTGGATGGCTTCATCCGCAGCCAATGGGAGTGAAGACGTGAACAGGAAGCTTTGTGCGGAAGTCGAAGAAGGGCTCATCGCCATTCCGGAACTGCCGACCCCGATCAGGGTACCGCCGTTGATGTTGAATGAGCTGTCGTAATCCAAGGTACCGTTCATGCTGTCGGTCGGGCCGTTGACGATCACGGTGCCACCGTTCATTTCGATGCTGCCATTGCTGTCGAGGCCGTCGCCGCTCGCGTTTACCACCAGTGTGCCGCCGTTGATGGTCAAGAGTCCTGCTCCTTCTGCAGTTGATGTGAACGTGTTTTCGCCAGGGCGTCCGCTGACGGCTGACGCATCGTTTCCGCCTGCGGCATTGATGCCATCATCTGAGGTAGTCAAAGTGATGTCTCCGCCATTCAGAGTGATTTCTGTAGCCTCGATTCCTTCATAACTTTGATTGATATTAATGGTTCCGTCATCGATTGTCAAGGTGTTGTCGGCGTGGATGCCATCATCCCCGGATGCGATCGTGAAATCGCCGCCTGTGATTTGGATCGTGTCATTGGTATGGAGCGCATCATCGGATGTATTCAAGACGAAGGTGCCGCCGGAAATCACTAATGAGCCTGTCGCTTTCAAACCTTTGGCGTTGGTTGATTCCTCGGTGGTAGTGGTGGCTGCTTCTGCAGCAGGTGCTGCCCATGTTCCCCAAGCAGTGCT comes from the uncultured Trichococcus sp. genome and includes:
- a CDS encoding DUF438 domain-containing protein yields the protein MEEDVKKSTREEEMEHRQAILKDLILRLHAGDDYEQIKKEFKEHFATVSALEISMMERRLIEQGIAVEEIQRLCSIHAALFADAVTYGQPPTPESEKPGHPIRVLKEENVAIEATLDRIARLLASYLADPDPDLKTGLLKQLEILWGFEKHYARKEYAIFPIMERYGMTAPPKVMWGVDDEIRGLYKKFRRMLEDGQLDNLRVAFETLQQ
- a CDS encoding SRPBCC family protein yields the protein MATFEKTIFINAPVQKVYEYTINPENWSHFYNGLSEPESISGKGEVGTIVKSSYSMMGIHFPITIEVTESQLTDEGAIWKGNITGSFPTKQTSRYVAKEGGTELTFDIDSVPPETLFTKILDKLVTDKMEENSTQHTLENIKAICESAQ
- a CDS encoding 50S ribosomal protein L25 — translated: MKLQVEKRDKVGSSAAKRARSDKKLTAIIYGKDVEATPVLLDAKDFDEVLKQLGKNAIFEVSISGGKTMQVIVKDIQQAALKNQIQNVELQALTKGQKLTMTVAIHLVGSEDIKEGVLTQTLNELEIETDAAHVPTEFQIAVNEMNIGDTLTVADIKVDAGITVLTEAESAVVILAAPATETVAEEEASTEAEAAEKAAE
- a CDS encoding serine hydrolase, whose amino-acid sequence is MKKRKKLKKKYALFLSTLFLAGCVTFLLWDLAKSQEGESSASTQTLMMDVAYEIDELQAADEDSASEANAILQSSTILSPSGEDLAAGLAELNAAYPDQLGFVLINEQTGEAVTTNESRIFTSASLYKLFLTYAILVKVDAGVLSLQDQMADGATIDDYLTSTITVSANEPAKELAYLIGWENIETFIHDQGFVSTSFNPYPESDGVYYNGDLETTPAEVAYLLERLLDGELLSESSTAYFLGLLGDQQLVYALNTGLTDEVTFAHKTGLLDDVSHDAGVLSMDGQNYIVAVLTDGWLNATDDAAPVFEGIGSAVMTYLYAQ
- a CDS encoding carbohydrate-binding domain-containing protein is translated as MKNTIMNLKNRPLTQILTLTGSLALLTACSTEASTTTASSDGSTTEATVASTLVSDSSYSASNSTAISFSDQTITVDGSGAAADGSILTITQPGTYILSGTLSEGQVRVETVDEADVQIVLDGATITNSTGAAIFVKSANSATITLAEGTTNTLSDGETYTFEDSEDEPDATLFSKSDLILNGTGTLVVDANYAHAIKGKDDVTIAEGTYDITSVGDAIKGSDSLFISSGTFTIDAGGDGLQSTNEEEEGKGTLTIESGTFAITAASDGIQAATDLQILGGDFTITTGGGSANSSTESTAWGTWAAPAAEAATTTTEESTNAKGLKATGSLVISGGTFVLNTSDDALHTNDTIQITGGDFTIASGDDGIHADNTLTIDDGTININQSYEGIEATEITLNGGDITLTTSDDGINAAGGNDASAVSGRPGENTFTSTAEGAGLLTINGGTLVVNASGDGLDSNGSIEMNGGTVIVNGPTDSMNGTLDYDSSFNINGGTLIGVGSSGMAMSPSSTSAQSFLFTSSLPLAADEAIQITGPDGEVIMTFEASKTAQSLVFSSPDLVNGSAYTITTGGTVSGDSTTGSYEDTSFSGGSSTVEVSATTEASGGQMGGMGGNAMPISGASVK